The following coding sequences lie in one Xanthomonas hortorum pv. pelargonii genomic window:
- a CDS encoding aspartate carbamoyltransferase catalytic subunit: protein MTTMQLDSDGRLRHLLTLEGLPRTTLLQLLDRAGQIRDAAVGRVGKRSVLAGTAVCTLFFEPSTRTRSSFHLAAQRLGADVLNFDASTSSTRKGETARDTLKNLEAMGVRGFVVRHPDDGAVEALAEAAGEGTALINAGDGRSAHPTQGLLDMLTLRQAKGTDFSKLKVVIVGDVKHSRVARSDLHALRTLGVGEIRVCGPASLLPDDDMLDGCVVGEDFDAMLEGVDALMMLRLQRERMEEGLVPSLEQYHTDYGLTRARLARAGRDAAVLHPGPINRGVEITDEVADGAQSCVLRQVANGVAVRMAVLETLLG from the coding sequence ATGACCACCATGCAACTCGATTCGGACGGACGCCTGCGCCACCTGCTCACCCTGGAAGGACTGCCGCGCACCACGCTGCTGCAACTGCTCGATCGTGCCGGTCAGATCCGCGACGCCGCGGTAGGGCGCGTCGGCAAGCGTAGCGTGCTGGCCGGGACTGCGGTGTGCACATTGTTTTTTGAACCCTCAACGCGCACGCGCAGCTCGTTTCACCTCGCCGCGCAGCGGTTGGGCGCAGACGTGCTCAATTTCGATGCCTCCACCTCGTCCACCCGCAAGGGCGAGACCGCGCGCGACACCTTGAAGAATCTCGAGGCGATGGGCGTGCGTGGCTTCGTGGTGCGCCATCCCGACGACGGTGCGGTGGAAGCGCTGGCCGAGGCTGCAGGCGAGGGCACCGCCTTGATCAATGCCGGCGACGGGCGCAGCGCGCATCCCACCCAGGGCCTGCTCGACATGCTTACCCTGCGTCAGGCCAAGGGCACCGATTTTTCCAAGCTCAAGGTGGTAATTGTCGGCGACGTGAAGCACTCGCGTGTAGCGCGCTCGGACTTGCACGCGTTGCGTACCCTGGGCGTCGGCGAGATCCGCGTGTGTGGTCCGGCTAGCCTGCTGCCTGACGACGACATGCTGGACGGCTGCGTGGTGGGCGAAGATTTCGACGCGATGCTCGAAGGCGTCGATGCGCTGATGATGCTGCGCCTGCAACGCGAGCGCATGGAAGAAGGCCTGGTGCCGTCGCTGGAGCAATACCACACCGATTACGGGCTCACCCGCGCGCGCCTGGCGCGTGCCGGTCGCGACGCCGCCGTACTGCATCCGGGCCCGATCAATCGTGGTGTGGAAATCACCGACGAGGTTGCCGACGGCGCGCAATCGTGCGTGCTGCGCCAGGTCGCCAACGGCGTCGCCGTGCGCATGGCCGTGCTGGAAACCCTGCTCGGTTGA
- the proC gene encoding pyrroline-5-carboxylate reductase, protein MTLPSSPASSHPSAAITAFVGGGNMARSLIAGLIRQGVPATSIRVAEPIAELREALSRDFGVHAVEAARTAVDGASIWVLAVKPQVLPSVCAQLAELAQAQQPLLLSIAAGITATQLQRWSGGDVAVVRAMPNTPALLGAGVTGLYATARVSDAQRVQATRLLDSAGVTVWIDDEAQMDAVTAVSGSGPAYVFLLAEAMEAAAQAQGLPADTARTLVLQTVLGAARMLTESGEAPEQLRHRVTSPNGTTQAAIEAFQAGGFEALTASAIAAATERGRSLSAAND, encoded by the coding sequence ATGACTCTGCCCTCTTCGCCCGCGTCTTCGCATCCCAGCGCTGCAATCACCGCGTTCGTCGGTGGCGGCAACATGGCGCGCAGCCTGATTGCCGGGCTGATCCGGCAAGGCGTGCCCGCAACCAGCATCCGCGTGGCCGAGCCGATTGCCGAATTGCGCGAGGCGTTGTCGCGCGACTTCGGCGTGCACGCCGTGGAAGCGGCGCGCACTGCTGTGGACGGCGCGTCCATCTGGGTACTGGCAGTCAAACCGCAGGTGCTGCCTTCGGTGTGCGCACAGCTGGCCGAGCTTGCACAGGCGCAGCAGCCGCTGCTGCTGTCCATCGCTGCCGGCATCACTGCAACGCAACTGCAGCGCTGGTCGGGCGGTGACGTGGCAGTGGTGCGCGCAATGCCCAACACGCCCGCCCTGCTCGGCGCAGGCGTCACCGGCCTGTACGCCACTGCGCGCGTTTCCGACGCGCAACGCGTGCAGGCGACCCGCTTGCTGGATAGCGCAGGCGTCACCGTGTGGATCGACGACGAAGCGCAGATGGACGCGGTGACCGCCGTCTCCGGCAGCGGCCCGGCCTATGTCTTTCTACTAGCCGAAGCGATGGAGGCTGCAGCGCAAGCGCAGGGTCTGCCCGCCGACACCGCACGCACGCTGGTGCTGCAAACCGTGCTTGGCGCCGCGCGCATGCTGACCGAATCTGGCGAAGCACCGGAGCAGCTCCGCCACCGCGTGACCTCGCCCAACGGCACCACGCAGGCGGCGATCGAGGCATTCCAGGCCGGCGGCTTCGAAGCGCTCACCGCAAGCGCAATCGCCGCAGCCACCGAGCGCGGCCGTAGCCTGTCGGCCGCCAACGATTAG
- a CDS encoding YitT family protein produces MPDDGAVVTSGPLTPPPDSAGTAADDHAYHHSVAEDAQGMVLATLVASLGLAIFAKGGLMIGGMAGVAFLLHYALHWNFGLVFVLVNLPFYWLSVRRMGWEFTLKTFAAVGACGALTDLMPRWAEYAHISTLFSAIVGGALAGLGILFFIRHRGSLGGIGILAVYLQRERGWSAGKVQMSFDAMLMLVAFTILTPDKVLYSALGALMLSLVLMFNHRPHRYMGV; encoded by the coding sequence CTGCCCGATGACGGCGCTGTGGTCACCTCCGGCCCGTTGACGCCGCCGCCGGATTCGGCCGGCACCGCGGCCGACGATCATGCCTATCACCACTCGGTGGCCGAGGACGCGCAAGGCATGGTGCTGGCGACGCTGGTGGCCTCGTTGGGCCTGGCGATCTTCGCCAAGGGCGGTCTGATGATCGGTGGCATGGCCGGTGTCGCATTCCTGCTGCATTACGCGTTGCACTGGAATTTCGGTCTGGTGTTCGTGCTGGTCAATCTGCCGTTCTATTGGCTGAGCGTGCGCCGCATGGGCTGGGAATTCACCTTGAAGACCTTCGCCGCAGTCGGCGCCTGCGGTGCGCTCACCGACCTGATGCCGCGCTGGGCCGAGTACGCGCATATCAGCACGCTGTTTTCGGCCATCGTCGGCGGTGCGCTGGCGGGCCTGGGCATCCTGTTTTTCATCCGCCATCGCGGCAGTTTGGGCGGCATCGGCATCCTGGCGGTGTACCTGCAGCGCGAGCGCGGCTGGAGCGCGGGCAAGGTGCAGATGAGTTTCGATGCGATGCTGATGCTGGTCGCCTTCACCATCCTCACCCCGGACAAGGTGCTGTATTCGGCGCTGGGCGCGTTGATGCTGAGTCTGGTGCTGATGTTCAACCATCGCCCGCACCGCTATATGGGCGTGTGA
- a CDS encoding glycine zipper 2TM domain-containing protein produces the protein MKTLVLGALVMGLAVAGNATAQRYDSGYRDGGRSGYEDGRYEYARVVRVDPIIVTDSYNERSSERCYNRPSNGYYTSNDGYYRDGGGYGQSGVSNRGVASVIGGIAGAVLGSQVGGGNGRLVGTAVGTMAGVAAGRSIYEANNRNYQGNVSVCEPVSYRRESDRVEGYDVTYEYAGRTYHTRSDYNPGDRIRVRVDVRPD, from the coding sequence ATGAAAACTCTTGTGCTTGGTGCTCTGGTGATGGGTCTGGCGGTTGCGGGCAACGCAACGGCGCAGCGCTATGACAGCGGCTACCGCGATGGCGGTCGTAGTGGGTATGAGGACGGTCGTTACGAATACGCACGCGTGGTGCGTGTCGATCCGATCATCGTGACCGATTCGTATAACGAACGCAGCAGCGAACGCTGCTACAACCGTCCGTCCAACGGCTACTACACCAGCAACGATGGCTACTATCGCGATGGTGGCGGTTATGGCCAATCGGGCGTGTCCAATCGCGGTGTGGCCAGCGTGATCGGCGGTATCGCTGGTGCGGTGCTCGGCAGCCAGGTTGGCGGCGGCAATGGCCGCTTGGTCGGTACTGCGGTCGGCACCATGGCCGGTGTTGCGGCAGGCCGCTCGATCTACGAGGCCAACAATCGCAATTATCAAGGCAATGTCAGCGTGTGCGAGCCGGTGTCCTACCGTCGCGAGAGCGATCGTGTGGAAGGTTACGATGTGACATACGAATACGCCGGCCGTACCTATCACACGCGTAGCGATTACAACCCTGGCGATCGCATCCGTGTGCGCGTGGACGTGCGTCCTGACTGA
- the ruvX gene encoding Holliday junction resolvase RuvX has product MPEAGAIRPDGTVLGFDVGSRRIGVAVGTALGAGARAVAVINVHATGPDWAALDRVHKEWRPDGLVIGDPLTLDDKDQPARKRAHAFARQLRERYALPVVLIDERSSSVEAAQRFARERADGRKRRRDAEALDAMAAAVIVERWLAAPDQATLLP; this is encoded by the coding sequence ATGCCTGAGGCGGGCGCGATCCGCCCGGATGGCACGGTGCTGGGCTTCGACGTAGGGTCGCGCCGGATTGGCGTGGCCGTCGGCACCGCGCTCGGTGCCGGCGCACGCGCGGTCGCCGTCATCAACGTGCATGCCACCGGTCCCGACTGGGCCGCGCTGGATCGTGTGCACAAGGAATGGCGGCCCGATGGTCTGGTGATCGGTGACCCGCTCACCCTTGACGATAAAGACCAACCCGCGCGCAAGCGTGCGCATGCGTTTGCTCGCCAACTGCGCGAGCGCTATGCGCTGCCGGTGGTGTTGATCGACGAGCGCTCCAGTTCGGTCGAGGCCGCGCAGCGTTTCGCACGCGAGCGTGCCGATGGACGCAAGCGCCGCCGCGATGCCGAAGCGCTGGACGCGATGGCGGCCGCGGTCATTGTCGAACGCTGGTTGGCCGCGCCCGACCAAGCCACTCTTCTTCCCTGA
- a CDS encoding YggS family pyridoxal phosphate-dependent enzyme, whose product MPASSLQQILDAIHAAATRHARTDVRLLAVSKTRPADAVAALAAQGQRAFGENYVQEAQAKIDELHALGLEWHLIGHLQSNKAELASHCFDWVQTVDRAKLIPLLARYRSDDRAPLNVLIQVNIDDEDSKHGCAPEAIDALARDIALQPRLQLRGLMAIPAPFPEQARRATAFTRMQALFEDLKGRYPQVDTLSMGMSSDFAEAIAAGATMVRVGTALFGERASSPAAAS is encoded by the coding sequence GTGCCGGCTTCGTCGCTACAGCAGATTCTCGATGCCATCCACGCCGCCGCGACCCGGCACGCGCGCACCGATGTGCGCCTGCTCGCGGTGTCCAAGACCAGGCCTGCGGATGCCGTCGCCGCGCTGGCCGCGCAGGGCCAGCGCGCGTTCGGCGAAAACTATGTGCAGGAGGCGCAGGCCAAGATCGACGAACTGCATGCGCTGGGATTGGAATGGCATCTGATCGGCCACCTGCAATCCAACAAGGCCGAACTGGCCAGCCACTGCTTCGATTGGGTGCAGACCGTGGACCGCGCCAAACTGATCCCGCTGCTGGCGCGCTACCGCTCGGACGATCGCGCGCCGTTGAACGTGCTGATCCAGGTCAATATCGACGACGAGGACAGCAAGCACGGTTGCGCGCCGGAGGCGATCGATGCGCTGGCCCGTGACATCGCGCTGCAACCGCGTCTGCAGTTGCGCGGGCTGATGGCGATTCCCGCGCCGTTTCCCGAGCAGGCACGGCGCGCGACTGCGTTTACGCGCATGCAGGCGCTATTCGAAGACCTCAAGGGTCGCTACCCGCAGGTGGATACCTTGTCGATGGGCATGAGTTCGGATTTCGCCGAAGCGATCGCGGCCGGTGCCACCATGGTGCGCGTCGGCACTGCGTTGTTCGGCGAACGCGCCTCGTCGCCTGCCGCCGCGTCCTGA
- a CDS encoding type IV pilus twitching motility protein PilT has translation MDIAELLAFSVKNKASDLHLSAGLPPMIRVDGDVRRINIPALDHKQVHALVYDIMSDKQRRDYEEFLEVDFSFEIPSLARFRVNAFNQNRGAGAVFRTIPSEVLTLEDLGCPPIFRQLIDQPQGLILVTGPTGSGKSTTLAGMIDYINKNEYGHILTVEDPIEFVHTSQKCLINQREVHRDTHGFNEALRSALREDPDIILVGELRDLETIRLALTAAETGHLVFGTLHTSSAAKTIDRIVDVFPAGEKPMVRSMLSESLRAVISQALLKKVGGGRTAAWEIMVGTPAIRNLIREDKVAQMYSSIQTGQQYGMQTLDQHLQDLVKRSLITRNQAREYAKDKRIFE, from the coding sequence ATGGATATCGCTGAACTATTGGCGTTTTCTGTCAAAAATAAGGCATCGGACCTGCATCTGTCGGCTGGCTTGCCGCCGATGATCCGTGTCGATGGCGATGTCCGTCGCATCAATATTCCGGCGTTGGACCATAAGCAGGTGCACGCGCTGGTGTACGACATCATGTCGGACAAGCAGCGCCGCGATTACGAGGAATTCCTCGAGGTCGACTTCTCGTTCGAGATTCCCTCGCTGGCGCGCTTCCGCGTCAACGCATTCAACCAGAACCGTGGCGCCGGTGCGGTGTTCCGCACCATTCCCTCCGAAGTGCTGACGCTGGAAGACCTGGGCTGCCCGCCGATCTTTCGCCAGCTGATCGACCAGCCACAGGGGCTGATCCTGGTCACCGGCCCGACCGGTTCGGGCAAGTCGACCACGCTCGCCGGCATGATCGACTACATCAACAAGAACGAATACGGCCACATCCTCACGGTCGAGGATCCGATCGAATTCGTGCACACCTCGCAGAAGTGCCTGATCAACCAGCGCGAAGTGCACCGCGACACGCACGGCTTCAACGAGGCGCTGCGCTCGGCCTTGCGCGAAGACCCGGACATCATTCTGGTCGGCGAATTACGCGATCTGGAAACCATCCGCCTGGCGCTGACCGCTGCGGAAACCGGCCATCTGGTGTTCGGTACCTTGCACACCAGCTCGGCGGCCAAGACCATTGACCGTATCGTCGATGTGTTCCCGGCCGGCGAAAAACCGATGGTGCGCTCGATGCTGTCCGAATCCCTGCGCGCGGTGATTTCGCAGGCGCTATTGAAGAAGGTCGGCGGCGGACGCACCGCCGCCTGGGAAATCATGGTCGGCACCCCGGCGATTCGTAACCTGATCCGCGAGGACAAGGTGGCGCAGATGTATTCGTCGATCCAGACCGGCCAGCAATACGGCATGCAGACGCTGGACCAGCATCTGCAGGACCTGGTCAAGCGCAGCCTGATCACGCGCAACCAGGCGCGCGAATACGCCAAGGACAAGCGGATATTCGAGTGA
- a CDS encoding PhzF family phenazine biosynthesis protein — protein sequence MSKYRYLQLDVFGGQHGNGNPLGVVLNAQTLSSEQMQQIAAWLNLSETIFFLPVSAPDADYHIRIFTPRAELPFAGHPSVGAAWAAATHGLVSFKPDGLIRQQCAAGVLPVQVIDRHGALLVRLRAPRARAIETGDAHAVALHEACTGLRLADRPAALWNNGPNWWLLELADAQAVRQALPDLAAITRLTQTSAATGLAIYAPDSHGDADLVVRAFCPGDGIPEDPVTGSANACIAARLHGEGRLPGTGSRYVASQGREVGRDGRVHIDVDDEGEVWIGGTTRQVIDGRIDW from the coding sequence ATGAGCAAGTACCGCTACCTGCAACTGGATGTCTTCGGCGGCCAACACGGCAACGGCAATCCGTTGGGCGTGGTCCTCAACGCGCAGACGTTGTCGTCAGAGCAGATGCAGCAGATTGCCGCGTGGCTGAACCTGTCGGAGACGATCTTTTTCCTGCCGGTCAGCGCGCCCGATGCGGACTACCACATCCGCATCTTCACGCCACGCGCCGAGCTGCCATTCGCCGGCCACCCCAGCGTGGGTGCGGCGTGGGCCGCGGCCACGCACGGGCTGGTTTCGTTCAAGCCGGATGGCCTTATACGCCAGCAATGCGCTGCGGGCGTGTTGCCGGTGCAGGTGATCGACCGGCATGGCGCGCTGCTGGTGCGGCTGCGTGCACCGCGTGCGCGGGCGATCGAGACCGGCGATGCGCATGCCGTCGCGCTGCACGAAGCGTGCACTGGCCTGCGCCTGGCCGATCGGCCGGCTGCGCTCTGGAACAACGGCCCGAACTGGTGGCTGCTGGAATTGGCCGACGCGCAAGCGGTACGGCAGGCGCTACCCGATCTGGCCGCCATCACCCGCCTCACCCAGACCAGCGCAGCCACCGGGCTGGCCATTTACGCGCCGGATTCCCATGGCGACGCCGACTTGGTGGTGCGCGCATTCTGCCCGGGCGACGGCATTCCGGAAGATCCGGTCACCGGCAGCGCCAACGCCTGCATTGCCGCGCGCCTGCACGGCGAAGGCCGCCTGCCGGGCACCGGGTCGCGCTATGTCGCCAGCCAGGGCCGCGAGGTCGGCCGCGATGGGCGCGTCCACATCGACGTCGATGACGAAGGCGAAGTGTGGATTGGCGGAACGACGCGACAAGTGATCGACGGTCGTATCGATTGGTAA
- a CDS encoding OsmC family protein — protein MGISRHATAHWEGDLKTGKGQLSTPQSGLLENTRYAFSSRFGDEKGTNPEELIAAAHAGCFTMALSAQLTEAGFPPTSLDTRADVDLSMEGGPQLSQIRLKLKAVVPGIDEAKFRELADVAKKNCPVSKALSAVPISLETEFSS, from the coding sequence ATGGGTATTTCACGTCACGCCACCGCTCACTGGGAAGGCGACCTCAAGACCGGCAAGGGCCAGCTCAGCACGCCGCAAAGTGGTTTGCTGGAAAACACGCGTTATGCCTTCAGCAGCCGCTTCGGCGACGAGAAGGGCACCAATCCGGAAGAACTCATCGCGGCCGCACATGCCGGCTGCTTCACCATGGCGTTGTCCGCACAGCTGACCGAAGCCGGTTTTCCGCCGACCTCGCTGGATACGCGCGCCGACGTGGATCTGTCGATGGAAGGCGGCCCGCAGCTGTCGCAGATCCGGCTCAAGCTCAAGGCCGTGGTGCCGGGGATCGATGAAGCCAAGTTCCGCGAACTGGCCGATGTCGCCAAGAAGAATTGCCCGGTGTCCAAGGCGCTGAGCGCAGTGCCGATCAGCCTGGAAACCGAATTTTCCAGCTGA
- a CDS encoding PhzF family phenazine biosynthesis protein, with protein sequence MTTRRFLQLDVFSARPGSGNPLAVVLDAEGLDDAAMQAIARWTKLPETTFVFAAPDAHSSYRLRMFSPQKEVPFAGHPSVGTAHAVLEAGLAAPHDGVLIQDGIAGQLPLRVEQIDGHRSIAIRTPRARVNEQVQADDPRLSDALHGWPLGSLPPALMDGGRTWWVVELANEAALRGLQPNWEAIAALAESTGSMGVFAYARAAAPGAYDLAVRAFVGNGRRFEDAASGAANAVLAAWLDSRQALPGKARRYVVSQGREIGFDALLELRIDADGDVWSGGQVQTVIRGTLDWA encoded by the coding sequence ATGACCACCCGCCGTTTTCTGCAACTGGATGTGTTCTCCGCCCGCCCCGGCAGCGGCAATCCGCTGGCCGTGGTGCTGGATGCCGAAGGCCTGGACGATGCGGCGATGCAGGCCATCGCACGCTGGACCAAGCTGCCGGAAACCACCTTCGTGTTTGCGGCACCGGATGCGCACAGCAGTTATCGGCTGCGGATGTTTTCGCCGCAAAAAGAGGTGCCGTTTGCCGGCCACCCCAGCGTCGGCACCGCGCATGCGGTGCTGGAGGCCGGCCTGGCCGCGCCGCACGATGGCGTGCTGATCCAGGACGGCATCGCCGGCCAGTTGCCGCTGCGCGTGGAGCAAATCGATGGCCACCGCAGCATCGCCATCCGCACCCCGCGTGCGCGCGTGAACGAGCAGGTGCAGGCCGACGACCCGCGCCTGAGCGATGCCTTGCACGGTTGGCCGCTCGGCAGCCTGCCGCCTGCACTGATGGACGGCGGCCGCACCTGGTGGGTGGTGGAGCTGGCCAACGAGGCCGCGCTGCGCGGCTTGCAGCCAAATTGGGAGGCGATTGCCGCACTGGCCGAATCCACCGGCAGCATGGGCGTGTTCGCTTACGCGCGCGCCGCCGCGCCGGGCGCCTACGACCTCGCCGTCCGCGCCTTCGTCGGCAACGGCCGCCGCTTCGAAGATGCCGCTTCCGGTGCGGCCAATGCGGTGCTCGCCGCGTGGCTGGACAGCCGCCAGGCACTGCCGGGCAAGGCGCGCCGCTATGTGGTCAGCCAGGGCCGCGAAATCGGCTTCGACGCCTTGCTGGAATTGCGCATCGATGCCGATGGCGATGTGTGGTCCGGCGGTCAGGTGCAGACGGTGATTCGCGGGACGCTGGATTGGGCTTGA
- a CDS encoding DNA-3-methyladenine glycosylase I has protein sequence MSGYCSIAPGHPVHGHYHAYEYGFPQRDERELFERLVLEINQAGLSWETILRKRSNFQRAYDGFDVDTVAAYGETEISRLMGDAGIIRNRLKVLAAIHNAQVIQTLRASHGSFAHWLDAQHPLAKPDWIKLFKKTFRFTGGEITGEFLMSLGYLPGAHHEDCPVFAHIQALSPPWMLSEKA, from the coding sequence ATGAGCGGCTATTGCAGCATCGCCCCAGGCCATCCGGTCCACGGCCACTACCACGCGTACGAATATGGCTTCCCGCAGCGCGACGAACGCGAGCTGTTCGAGCGGCTGGTGCTGGAAATCAATCAGGCCGGATTGAGCTGGGAAACCATCCTGCGCAAGCGCAGCAATTTCCAGCGCGCCTACGACGGTTTCGATGTAGACACGGTTGCCGCGTACGGCGAGACCGAGATCTCCCGGCTGATGGGCGATGCCGGCATCATCCGTAACCGGCTCAAGGTGCTGGCGGCGATCCATAACGCGCAGGTCATCCAGACGCTGCGCGCCTCGCACGGCAGCTTCGCGCACTGGCTGGATGCACAGCATCCGCTCGCCAAGCCAGACTGGATCAAGCTGTTCAAGAAGACCTTTCGCTTCACCGGCGGCGAAATCACCGGCGAATTCCTGATGAGCCTGGGCTATCTACCTGGCGCGCATCATGAAGATTGCCCGGTGTTTGCGCATATCCAGGCACTGTCGCCGCCGTGGATGCTGAGCGAAAAAGCGTAG
- a CDS encoding HU family DNA-binding protein has product MAKTAAKKAAPKKAVKKVAATKTAKPAKAAAAKSAAPKPIKEALSKTGLVAHIAESTQLAPKDVRAVLATLESVAHSSLSKKGAGSFTLPGMLKLTSVHVPAKPKRKGINPFTKEEQTFAAKPASFKVKARLLKKLKDAAL; this is encoded by the coding sequence ATGGCAAAAACCGCCGCTAAGAAGGCTGCCCCCAAAAAGGCAGTGAAAAAGGTCGCCGCCACCAAGACCGCAAAGCCGGCGAAGGCCGCCGCTGCCAAGTCCGCCGCGCCGAAGCCGATCAAGGAAGCACTGAGCAAGACCGGCCTGGTCGCGCACATCGCCGAATCCACCCAGCTGGCTCCGAAGGACGTCCGCGCCGTTCTGGCGACGCTGGAATCCGTTGCACATTCCTCCCTGAGCAAGAAGGGCGCCGGCTCGTTCACTCTGCCGGGCATGCTGAAGCTGACCAGCGTCCATGTGCCGGCCAAGCCCAAGCGCAAGGGCATCAACCCCTTCACCAAGGAAGAGCAGACCTTTGCCGCAAAGCCGGCCAGCTTCAAGGTCAAGGCTCGCTTGCTGAAGAAGTTGAAGGATGCCGCGCTCTAA
- a CDS encoding PilT/PilU family type 4a pilus ATPase, with the protein MSTIDFTSFLKLMAHQKASDLFITSGMPPAIKVNGKISPITQTPLTAQQSRDLVLNVMTPSQREEFEKTHECNFAIGVSGVGRFRVSCFYQRNQVGMVLRRIETRIPTVEELSLPPVIKTLAMTKRGIIIFVGATGTGKSTSLAAMIGYRNQNSTGHIITIEDPIEFVHKHEGCIITQREVGIDTDSWENALKNTLRQAPDVIMIGEVRTREGMDHAVAFAETGHLVLCTLHANNANQAMDRIINFFPEDRRNQLLMDLSLNLKGVVAQQLIPTPDGRSRRVAMEIMLGTPLVQDYIRDGEIHKLKEIMKESTNLGMRTFDQSLFELYQAGEISYEDALRYADSQNEVRLRIKLSQGGDAKTLAQGMDGVEIAEVR; encoded by the coding sequence ATGAGCACTATCGACTTCACCTCGTTCCTCAAGCTGATGGCGCACCAGAAGGCGTCGGATCTGTTCATCACCTCGGGCATGCCGCCGGCGATCAAGGTCAATGGCAAGATCAGCCCGATCACCCAGACACCGCTGACGGCGCAACAAAGTCGCGATCTGGTGTTGAACGTGATGACGCCATCGCAGCGCGAAGAATTCGAAAAGACGCACGAGTGCAACTTCGCCATCGGCGTGTCAGGGGTCGGACGTTTTCGTGTGAGCTGCTTCTATCAGCGCAACCAGGTCGGCATGGTGCTGCGCCGGATCGAAACGCGCATCCCCACCGTGGAAGAGTTGAGCCTGCCGCCGGTGATCAAGACGCTGGCGATGACCAAGCGCGGCATCATCATCTTTGTGGGCGCCACCGGTACCGGTAAGTCGACCTCGCTGGCGGCGATGATCGGTTACCGCAACCAGAATTCGACCGGGCACATCATCACTATCGAAGATCCGATCGAATTTGTGCACAAGCACGAAGGCTGCATCATCACCCAGCGCGAAGTCGGCATCGATACCGACAGCTGGGAAAATGCGCTGAAAAACACCCTGCGCCAGGCGCCGGACGTGATCATGATCGGCGAGGTGCGTACCCGCGAAGGCATGGACCACGCGGTGGCATTCGCCGAAACCGGCCATCTGGTGCTGTGCACCCTGCACGCCAACAACGCCAACCAGGCGATGGACCGCATCATCAACTTCTTCCCGGAAGATCGCCGCAATCAGCTGCTGATGGATCTGTCGCTCAATCTCAAGGGCGTGGTCGCGCAGCAATTGATTCCGACTCCGGATGGGCGCAGCCGCCGCGTGGCGATGGAGATCATGCTGGGCACCCCGCTGGTGCAGGATTACATCCGCGACGGCGAGATCCACAAGCTCAAGGAGATCATGAAGGAGTCCACCAACCTGGGCATGCGCACCTTCGATCAGAGCCTGTTCGAGCTGTATCAGGCCGGCGAAATCAGCTACGAAGACGCGCTGCGCTATGCCGATTCGCAGAACGAAGTGCGTCTGCGCATCAAACTCTCGCAGGGCGGCGACGCCAAGACCCTGGCGCAGGGGATGGATGGTGTGGAGATTGCCGAGGTTCGGTGA
- a CDS encoding YqgE/AlgH family protein, which yields MSVLPTPLANQLLIALPALSDPTFSRSVALICQHDENGAMGVLVNRPSEYTLGEVLSQMGIDTVDEHLREQIVLSGGPVHPERGFVIHDDAREWDSCLEVGQGVFLTTSRDILEAMAAGDGPRNALVALGCAGWGAGQLEFELGENSWLTAPSDANVLFATALEDRWQTAAGRIGVDLFRLTDYSGHA from the coding sequence ATGTCCGTTTTGCCCACGCCTCTGGCCAACCAACTGCTGATTGCGCTTCCGGCGCTGTCCGACCCCACCTTTTCGCGCAGCGTCGCGCTGATCTGTCAGCACGACGAGAACGGCGCGATGGGCGTGCTGGTCAATCGGCCCTCCGAATACACGCTGGGCGAAGTCCTGTCGCAAATGGGCATCGACACCGTCGACGAGCACCTGCGCGAGCAGATCGTGCTCAGCGGTGGGCCGGTGCATCCGGAGCGCGGCTTCGTCATTCACGACGATGCACGCGAATGGGATTCCTGCCTGGAAGTGGGGCAGGGCGTGTTCCTGACCACTTCGCGCGATATTCTCGAAGCCATGGCGGCCGGCGACGGCCCGCGCAATGCGCTGGTGGCGCTGGGCTGTGCCGGCTGGGGCGCGGGACAACTCGAGTTCGAACTGGGCGAGAACAGCTGGCTCACCGCGCCGTCGGATGCCAATGTGCTGTTCGCTACCGCGCTGGAAGATCGCTGGCAGACCGCTGCCGGGCGCATCGGCGTGGATCTGTTCCGGCTGACGGATTATTCCGGGCATGCCTGA